The genomic DNA TCGCAGTCCCAGCAGCTGGCCCTCGCCCGGCTGGTGCTGGCCGACCCGCACACCCTCGTCCTGGACGAGGCGACCTCGCTGCTCGACCCGCGCGCCGCCCGGCACCTCGAGCGTTCGCTGGCCGCTGTCGTCCAGGGCCGCACCGTCGTCGCCATCGCCCACCGGCTGCACACCGCGCACGACGCCGACCGGGTCGCCGTCGTCGAGGACGGCCTCGTCAGCGAGATCGGCACCCACGACGAGCTGGTCGCCGCCGACGGCGCGTATGCCGCGTTGTGGGCGTCCTGGCGCGACGAGGCCCCCGCGAGCGGGCGCCGGAAGACTACCGGCGGGTAGGGCGTAACCCCCGTCCGAAGCCGTCGTTGACCGGGTGGTGTGGCTGGAGATCCCACCCCCGGCTCATCTCCAGCCACACCAGTCAGAGGCGGCGGTCGCGGGATGCAGGGATCCCTCCGACCGCCGCCTCCGACGTGCGGGGGTGGTCGTCAGGAGGCGCCGTACCGCGTCACGGCGGGGTTGGCCGCCTTGACGGGTTCGAGCGCCAGGTAGCCCTCGCCCTGTGCGGGCCGCGGGTCGTGCTCGCCCTTGTTGGGCCACAACGACATCGCGCGCTCGGCCTGGGCGGTGATGCTCAGCGACGGGTTGACACCGAGGTTCGCCGAGATGGCGGAGCCGTCGACGACGTGCAGGTCGGGGTAGTGCCAGACGCGCTGGTAGCCATCGATGACGCCGCGCTCCGGGCTCGAGCCGATCGCCACTCCCCCGAGGAAGTGCGCCGTCATCGGGATGTTGGCGACCTCTCCGAGGCTGCCGCCGGCGAAGGCGCGCAGACCGGTCGCCTCCGAGAGCCGCGCGGCGAGCGCCTTCATCGATTCCTGGCCGGCCGGGATGTACGTCGGGTTGGGCTCGCCGTGGCCCTGCCGGGAGGTCAGCCCCCGGCCGCCGAACCGCCCTCGGGTGCCGGTGACGCGCAGCGAGTTGTCGCGGCTCTGCATGATCAGGCCGATGATGGTGCGCTCGCTCCACCGGTACTGCGAGAAGGAGCGCACGAAGACCACCGGGTGCTTCACCGCCTCCACGAGGAACTGGACGGGTCGGGGCAGCCGGTCGCCGGGGACCATGATCGTCGCCATCGCCCCCATGAGGTTGGAGCCGGGACCGTAGCGGCAGTTCTCGACATGGGTGTCGGCAGTGGGGTGGAACGACGAGGTGATCGCGACGCCCCTGGACAGGTTCTCGCCCCGCGGGACCTTCTCGACCATCACGCCGTTGAGGGCCTCGGAGTTGGTGCGGGTCAGGTGGCCCAGGCGCGAGGAGAGCCTCGGCAGGGCGCCGTTCTGGCGCAGCGTGTGCAACAGCTTCTGCGTCCCCCACGTCCCGCCGGCGAAGACGACCTGGTCGGCGGTGACGGTGCGACGGTCCTTGCGCAGCCACGCCCCCGTCGCCTCGTGCGACACGGCATACCCACCGCCACGGCGCGGGGCCACGCGCACCACGGTCCGCATCGGCTCGATGGTCGCGCCGAGGTTCTCGGCGAGGGCGAGGTAGTTCTTCACCAACGTGTTCTTCGCGCCGACCCGGCAGCCGACCATGCAGTTGCCGCACTGGGTGCAGCCCGTGCGCTCCGGTCCGGCACCGCCGAAGTACGGGTCGGGGACGCGCTTGCCCGGCATGCCGTAGAAGACACCGGTCGGGGTCTTGCGGAACGTGTCGCCGACACCGAGGTCCTCGGCGGTGCGGCGCATGACGTCCTCGACGATCCCCTCGCACGGGTTCGTGACGACACCGAGCATCGCCGTGGCCGTCGAGTAGTGCTGCTCTAGCTCGGACTGCCAGTCGGTGATGTCGGCCCACTGCGGGTCCTTGAAGAACGGCTCGGGCGGCACGTAGAGGGTGTTGGCGTAGTTGAGCGAGCCGCCACCGACCCCCGCCCCGGCCAGCACCATGACATCGGGGAGGCGGTGGATCCGCTGCACCCCAAAGCATTTCAGCTTCGGCGCCCACAGGTAGCTGCGCACGTCCCACGACGTCCTGGCGAAGTCCTCGTCGCGGAACCGGCGGCCCGACTCGATGACGTGGACCCGGTAGCCCTTCTCCACGAGGCGCAGCGCGGTCACCGACCCGCCGAATCCCGACCCGACCACCAGGACGTCGACGTGGCTTCCCGCGGGCAGCGCGCCGTCGTCGCCGGAGGGCAGGCTGGAGGAGCTCTCGGCCGGGGCGCTCATCGGCGACCGACCGCCTTGAGGGTCCGCAGCGCGGCGGTCATGACACGCGCGTAGCCCTCCTCCGACAGCCCCAGCGAGGGAGCGATCGGAAGGAGGTACTGCGCGGTGACGTTCTGCGACTCCGTGTACTTGAGGATGCCCTCGGCCCCGTGGCGACGCCCCACCCCGGACTGCTTCATGCCACCCATCGGAGCGGCCACACTCCCCCACGCGGCGGCATACCCCTCGTTGACGTTGACCGTGCCGACGGCGATCGCCGTGCCGATCCGCCGTCCACGCGCCACGTCGCGGGTCCAGACCGAGGCGTTGAGGCCGTAGTCGGTGTCGTTCGCGAGTCGGATCGCCTCGTCGTCGCTGTGCACGCGGTAGATCGACACGACCGGCCCGAAGGTCTCGTCGTCGCGGACGTCCATCGCGGCCGTGACCCCGGTCAGGACGGTCGGCTCGTGGAAGAACGGCCCGAGGTCGGGTCGGGCACGTCCGCCGGTGAGGACCCGGGCGCCCTTGGCCCGGGCGTCGTCGACGTGCGCGGTCACCCGGTCCAGCTGGGCCTGCGAGACGAGCGACCCCATGTCGGTGCCGAACTCCAGCGCCGGCCCGAGCGTCATCGCCCCGACCGCCTCGACGAACCGCGTCGTGAACTCGTCGGCGATGCTGTCGTGGACGATCAGCCGCTCCACGGAGATGCAGAGCTGACCGGCCGACGAGAAGCAGGCGCGGACCGCACCAGCGACGGCCTTGTCGAGGTCCGCGTCGTCGGCGACGTACATCGCGTTCTTCCCGCCGAGCTCCAGGCTGTACCCCGCCAGCCGGCCGGCCACCGACACCGCGACGCTGCGACCGGTCGCCGTCGAGCCCGTGAAGCAGACGTAGTCGGCGAGGTCGACGACGGCCTGCCCGACGTTCGCCCCGTCACCGAGGACGACCTGGAGCACCGACTCCGGCAGCCCGGCTTCGGTGAGCAGCTGGACCACCCGCAGGGCGGTGAGCGAGGCCTGCAGGTCGGGGCGCAGGACGACGGCGTTGCCGGCCATGATCGCCGGGATCGCGTCAGTGATCGCCAGCGACAGCGGGTAGTTCCACGGGCTGACGATGCCCACCACCCCCCGCGGGTGGTGGTGCTCGGTCGTCTGGGTCAGGACGGGGAACAGCCCGGCGCGACGCCACGGTCGCAGGTATGCCGCCGCGGAGCGGCCGTAGTGCCGCGCCACCAGGGCGACGTCGGCGACCTCCTCGAAGGCCTGGCCCCGCGTCTTGCCGGACTCGAGCTGGACCACGTCGAGCAGCTCGACCTGTCGGTCGAGCACGAGGTCGTGGAACCGCAGCATGATCCGCTCGCGGACCTCCATCGGCGTCCGCGACCACGCGCGCTGGGCTGCGCGCGCGGCGTCCACGGCGACGGCGACGTCCTCGCGGGTCGACAGCGGCAGCGAGGCGAGGGGCGCCCCGGTCATCGGGGTGTGGCTCACGTGGTGCTCCGCGCGGGGCGCGGCGACCACCCTCCGGGCCAGCCGTCGGACGAGGGCCGGGTCCACGGCATACGTCGCGGTGGGGTCGGTCTCGGGGTCGGCGATGAGGTCCGGAGCCATAGGGGCAGCGTAGGTGCGGCCCACGGTTATTACCAGTAGTAAGTTAGCGCCGTCTCACGTGGCCTGGTAGGGCGCGACGACGACCTCGACGCGCTGGAACTCCTTGAGGTCGGAGTAGCCCGTGGTGGCCATCGCCCGGCGCAGCGCACCGATGAGGTTGGTCTGGCCGGAGGCCGTGCGACCCGGCCCGAAGAGGATCTGCTCGAGCGGCGCGATGGCACCGACCTCGACGCGCGAACCACGCGGCAGCTCCTGGTGGTGCGCCTCGGGGCCCCAGTGCAGGCCGCGCCCGGGGGCGTCGGTCGCGCGGGCGAGGGCGGCACCGAGCATGACGGCGTCGGCGCCGCAGGCCACGGCCTTGACGATGTCGCCACTGTCGCCCATGCCGCCGTCGGCGATGACGTGGACGTAGCGACCACCGGACTCGTCGAGGTAGTCGCGGCGGGCCGCGGCGACGTCGGCGATGGCGCTGGCCATCGGGGCGTGGATGCCGAGCGTGCGACGGGTGGTGTGCGCCGCTCCCCCGCCGAACCCGACGAGGACACCTGCGGCGCCGGTCCGCATGAGGTGCAGGGCAGCGGTGTACGAGGCTGCGCCGCCGACGATCACGGGGACGTCGAGCTCGTAGATGAAGCGCTTGAGGTTCAGCGGCTCGGCGCGACCCGAGACGTGCTCGGCGCTGACCGTGGTGCCGCGGATGACGAACAGGTCGACCCCGGCGTCGACGACGTGCTTCCAGAACTGCTGGGTGCGCTGCGGGCTGAGGGCACCGGCCACGGTCACGCCGGCGGCACGAACCTGCTTGAGCCGCTCGACGATGAGCTCGGGCTGGATCTCGGCGGCGTAGATCTCCTGCATCCGCGCGGTGGCGGTGGCCGGGTCGAGCGTCGCGATCTCCGCGAGCAGCGGGCTCGGGTCGTCGTACCGCGTCCACAGCCCCTCTAGGTCGAGGACGGGCAGGCCGCCGAGGTTGCCGAGCTTGATCGCGGACTCGGGGCTCATCACCGAGTCCATCGGGGCCGCGATGACCGGGATGTCGAAGTGGTAGGCGTCGATCTGCCAGCCCACCGACACCTCTTCGGGGTCGCGGGTGCGGCGGGACGGGACGACGGCGATGTCGTCGAAGGAGTAGGCCCGACGGCCGCGCTTGCCTCGGCCGATCTCGATCTCAGTCACCGCGCAAGGCTATCGGCCACGGACCCGAGTGCGAAAAGGCGATGTCCCGCCGCCGGGTGAGGGGGGTGCCGGCGGCGGGACATCTTGGATCGTCGTGCCCGCACGACGGCGGGACGCGACGAGTCAGCGGGCTGACAGCCCTGCTGCGACCACGGGGGACAGGTCGTACCGGCAGCCTAGGAGCGCGACGGCAGTTGACGGCTCAACCGGATTGCGTAGCGGCGACTGGACACCGGACTGGACACCGTTCTGGACACCGAAGCCCGTCCGCCGGTGAACACCCAGCCGCGTCCGCGGGTGGCACCCAGCCGCGTCCGCAGGTGCGGACGCGGCGAGAGTCAGCGGCTGCCGTAGTTGGGGGCCTCGACGGTCATCTGGATGTCGTGCGGGTGGCTCTCCTTGAGCCCCGCCGAAGTGATCCGGACGAACTTGCCGCGCGCCTGGAGCTCGGGGACGGTGTTGGCGCCGACGTAGAACATCGACTGCGCCAGGCCCCCGACGAGCTGGTGGACGACGTTGCCGAGCGGTCCGCGGTAGGCGACCTGGCCCTCGATGCCCTCGGGGACGATCTTGTCGTCGCTGGCGACGTCGGCCTGGAAGTAGCGGTCCTTGGAGTAGGACTTCTTGCCGCGCGAGGCCATGGCACCGAGCGAGCCCATGCCGCGGTAGGACTTGAACTGCTTGCCGTTGACGAAGATCAGGTCGCCGGGCGACTCCTCGCAGCCGGCGAGCAGCGAGCCGAGCATCACGGTGTCGGCGCCGGCCACGAGGGCCTTGGCGATGTCGCCGGAGAACTGCAGGCCACCGTCACCGATGACCGGCACCCCGGCCCGGCGGCAGGCCAGCGACGCGTCGTGGATGGCGGTCACCTGAGGCACGCCGACGCCGGCGACGACGCGGGTGGTGCAGATCGAGCCCGGCCCGACACCGACCTTGACGCCGTCGGCACCGGCGTCGACCAGGGCCTGGGCCCCGGCGCGGGTGGCGACGTTTCCTCCGATGACCTGGACGTGGCGGGTGGCCGGGTCGGCCTTGAGGCGGCGGATCATGTCGAGCAGGAGGCGGGCGTGGCCGTTCGCGGTGTCGGCGACGAGGACGTCGACCCCGGCCTCGACCAGGGTCGTGGCGCGCTCCCAGGCGTCACCGAAGAAGCCGATGGCGGCACCGACGAGCAGGCGACCGTGGTCGTCCTTGCTCGCGTGCGGGAATTGCTCG from Pedococcus aerophilus includes the following:
- a CDS encoding GMC family oxidoreductase → MSAPAESSSSLPSGDDGALPAGSHVDVLVVGSGFGGSVTALRLVEKGYRVHVIESGRRFRDEDFARTSWDVRSYLWAPKLKCFGVQRIHRLPDVMVLAGAGVGGGSLNYANTLYVPPEPFFKDPQWADITDWQSELEQHYSTATAMLGVVTNPCEGIVEDVMRRTAEDLGVGDTFRKTPTGVFYGMPGKRVPDPYFGGAGPERTGCTQCGNCMVGCRVGAKNTLVKNYLALAENLGATIEPMRTVVRVAPRRGGGYAVSHEATGAWLRKDRRTVTADQVVFAGGTWGTQKLLHTLRQNGALPRLSSRLGHLTRTNSEALNGVMVEKVPRGENLSRGVAITSSFHPTADTHVENCRYGPGSNLMGAMATIMVPGDRLPRPVQFLVEAVKHPVVFVRSFSQYRWSERTIIGLIMQSRDNSLRVTGTRGRFGGRGLTSRQGHGEPNPTYIPAGQESMKALAARLSEATGLRAFAGGSLGEVANIPMTAHFLGGVAIGSSPERGVIDGYQRVWHYPDLHVVDGSAISANLGVNPSLSITAQAERAMSLWPNKGEHDPRPAQGEGYLALEPVKAANPAVTRYGAS
- a CDS encoding succinic semialdehyde dehydrogenase, translating into MAPDLIADPETDPTATYAVDPALVRRLARRVVAAPRAEHHVSHTPMTGAPLASLPLSTREDVAVAVDAARAAQRAWSRTPMEVRERIMLRFHDLVLDRQVELLDVVQLESGKTRGQAFEEVADVALVARHYGRSAAAYLRPWRRAGLFPVLTQTTEHHHPRGVVGIVSPWNYPLSLAITDAIPAIMAGNAVVLRPDLQASLTALRVVQLLTEAGLPESVLQVVLGDGANVGQAVVDLADYVCFTGSTATGRSVAVSVAGRLAGYSLELGGKNAMYVADDADLDKAVAGAVRACFSSAGQLCISVERLIVHDSIADEFTTRFVEAVGAMTLGPALEFGTDMGSLVSQAQLDRVTAHVDDARAKGARVLTGGRARPDLGPFFHEPTVLTGVTAAMDVRDDETFGPVVSIYRVHSDDEAIRLANDTDYGLNASVWTRDVARGRRIGTAIAVGTVNVNEGYAAAWGSVAAPMGGMKQSGVGRRHGAEGILKYTESQNVTAQYLLPIAPSLGLSEEGYARVMTAALRTLKAVGRR
- a CDS encoding GuaB3 family IMP dehydrogenase-related protein encodes the protein MTEIEIGRGKRGRRAYSFDDIAVVPSRRTRDPEEVSVGWQIDAYHFDIPVIAAPMDSVMSPESAIKLGNLGGLPVLDLEGLWTRYDDPSPLLAEIATLDPATATARMQEIYAAEIQPELIVERLKQVRAAGVTVAGALSPQRTQQFWKHVVDAGVDLFVIRGTTVSAEHVSGRAEPLNLKRFIYELDVPVIVGGAASYTAALHLMRTGAAGVLVGFGGGAAHTTRRTLGIHAPMASAIADVAAARRDYLDESGGRYVHVIADGGMGDSGDIVKAVACGADAVMLGAALARATDAPGRGLHWGPEAHHQELPRGSRVEVGAIAPLEQILFGPGRTASGQTNLIGALRRAMATTGYSDLKEFQRVEVVVAPYQAT
- the guaB gene encoding IMP dehydrogenase: MSLGFDDRLPELAQQAPDVEDHDPFAKLGLTYDDVLLLPGETDVIPSDVDTTARLTREISLRIPLVSAAMDTVTESRMAIAMARQGGLGVLHRNLSIEDQAYQVDLVKRTQTGMISNPITIGPDATLEELDRICGEYRVSGLPVVQPDNILIGMITNRDLRFTPVAEWATTLVRDVMTPMPLVSGAVGISREDATALLRQHKRERLPLVDDRGRLAGLITVKDFVKSEQFPHASKDDHGRLLVGAAIGFFGDAWERATTLVEAGVDVLVADTANGHARLLLDMIRRLKADPATRHVQVIGGNVATRAGAQALVDAGADGVKVGVGPGSICTTRVVAGVGVPQVTAIHDASLACRRAGVPVIGDGGLQFSGDIAKALVAGADTVMLGSLLAGCEESPGDLIFVNGKQFKSYRGMGSLGAMASRGKKSYSKDRYFQADVASDDKIVPEGIEGQVAYRGPLGNVVHQLVGGLAQSMFYVGANTVPELQARGKFVRITSAGLKESHPHDIQMTVEAPNYGSR